The genomic stretch TGGTATGTAGACATAATATGCTGGTGAATTGAATTTGACATGGTAGTCTAGCTTTGTTTGACTGATCCTATTGAGTTTATCATTGCTTGTTCTGCTGGATATGTTTTAATGTTTGAGTGACATATTGCATATGCGTGGTGGAATGGTCTGTTGACCTTGATTTTATAGTGGTTTTTTATAAAATGTCCATGATGATAATACACATGTCGGGGTGTTGATGTGTGTTCTTGCTATGTTGTTAGTGgttctcaatttttttattctcaTTTACGTCACTTATCGACGGTTGTTATTTGATCAGCGAAACGTCTACGAAAAGGGAAATCAGTAGACGATGGGGAGTCGAGTGGGAAGAGGACAAGACTGGCAGGAAAGCCTTCAATAGCTGTTGTTGGCGTCCCTGTACAAGTCAAGAGACCTCAATTGAGGATCAAGAGAACCACTGGTTTTTTCCAGCGCATCCTGAAGTCTCTGAACGAAAGACAGAAAACTGCTGTTAGGCAGCTCGGCTTCGGTGGACTACTCTACTATAATGTGGCCTCTGTTTTGGGAACATTAGCGTATTGGCTATTAGAGCATTTTGACCACCTACGGTGCAGTCTTATGCATCCTAATGGTGTAGAGGTAGTTGTTGACACGAAGGACGTCGAGCTTATTTTTGGTTTCCCAAATGGATGGATTACAATTGATCGATGCGACAGAAACACAGGCATCAAATACATGGAAACCATTCCACTTGATGAGGAGGCTGATATGAATGTTATGCAGACAAAGGTCCTAGAAACGAAGATGCTACAAGAAACTGGGGGGGGactttttaagaaaatattccTGTTATTACTGGAAACTGCTCTCATTGAGACCTCCCCTTGTGGCTATGTCAGACCCCGGATTGTTGACATTCTCGGAGATTTGCAGAAGGTAAAGAAGCACAATTGGTGTAGGTACTTGCTAGACAATCTGTTGAGGACGCGCGAGCTGTGGAAGAATAACAAATCCAAGGTTTTCAGCGGGCCAGTAGTTTTCCTAGTGGTATGTCGTTCGTCTATTCCATCCGTGCCGTTGAATTGTTGATATTATGTTGACATGGTTTTGTGTGTGAAAATGTATCTGTTGTTGACATTTGGGGTTGAGCTCGAAGCATTGTTTTTATCTGATTTTGGAGTTGGTGATGACATTTTTGCTGAGTTGATTTAGTTATTTACTGCAGACCTTCTACGTCGATCGAGTAGTGCATCGTAGGAGATGTGTGGCATGTGTCATTCCAAGAATAAAGGGATGGACAGTCGAACTgttgaaagagagagaggaagaggaaatgAAAGAAGCTGATTTTGATCTTGGACAAGTGACTTCACAGTTGGATGAGAATGAATGGGCGGTGCGGAAATGACAACAGGAGTGCAACCGCCGGCTACTGAAGATGTTGTTGAACCGCCGGCCACTGAAGATGGTGAACCGCCATCCACTGATGATGTTGTTGAAGAGAGATATTCTTCGGATGAAGTGGTGTATATGAGGGGTGTTTGGGGGGCAACCAAACACATAGGCGACGGTTTGAAGATGCTGGCCAAGGAATTAAATCAAGCTCCTCCAGAAATTAGGAAGAAGGACGGCTTTAGAATAACGTGTGACACTCTCCGGAGGGCGTTTAGGTTGGAAGAAAAGGACTTTGACCCTGTGGAGTCAATGACGCAGTCGCAGACTGCCAATTATAGTGCAGCGGAAGACTGGTCAGAGTCCTTGAAATCTCTGTTGGACGCGGCTGATGAAATGGAAATTCTAGAAAAC from Salvia splendens isolate huo1 chromosome 4, SspV2, whole genome shotgun sequence encodes the following:
- the LOC121797867 gene encoding uncharacterized protein LOC121797867; the encoded protein is MSSARRTGQAAGESSGAKRLRKGKSVDDGESSGKRTRLAGKPSIAVVGVPVQVKRPQLRIKRTTGFFQRILKSLNERQKTAVRQLGFGGLLYYNVASVLGTLAYWLLEHFDHLRCSLMHPNGVEVVVDTKDVELIFGFPNGWITIDRCDRNTGIKYMETIPLDEEADMNVMQTKVLETKMLQETGGGLFKKIFLLLLETALIETSPCGYVRPRIVDILGDLQKVKKHNWCRYLLDNLLRTRELWKNNKSKVFSGPVVFLVTFYVDRVVHRRRCVACVIPRIKGWTVELLKEREEEEMKEADFDLGQVTSQLDENEWAVRK